The following proteins are co-located in the Carassius auratus strain Wakin chromosome 7, ASM336829v1, whole genome shotgun sequence genome:
- the LOC113105309 gene encoding cocaine- and amphetamine-regulated transcript protein-like: MRSSEILTGLIIVGLFTVMCSGQTSQELTDDIQLSQHETEKELAEAMTALLERYQPHVPSSEKRGIPQCAVGSRCAMRLGPRFGKLCECVRGSNCNSFLLKCI, from the exons ATGAGGAGCTCAGAGATCCTGACCGGACTGATCATAGTCGGGCTCTTCACCGTCATGTGCTCTGGACAAACTTCCCAAGAACTCACAGATGACATACAGCTGTCCCAGCATGAAACGGAGAAGGAACTG GCTGAGGCTATGACAGCACTTTTGGAAAGATATCAGCCTCATGTACCATCTTCAGAAAAACGTGGCATTCCACAG tgtGCTGTGGGGTCCCGCTGCGCCATGAGACTGGGTCCACGCTTTGGGAAACTGTGTGAATGTGTCAGAGGATCTAACTGTAACTCGTTTCTCTTAAAATGCATCTGA